Part of the Streptomyces sp. NBC_01460 genome, GCCTCCTGCTCGTACTCCACGAAGTCCTGCACGAACGCCGGGAACCGCTCCCTCTGCGGCACCTTCGCCACCGCGATCCCCAAGACACCCTTCGTGTCCAGCAGTTCGTCCAGCTGCGCCGCGAAGTCCGCCTGGAGCGGCCGGCGGCCCTGTTCGATCGAGGCGATCGTGTCCTCGCCCACGCAGAGCCGGTCGGCCAGCGACGCCTGCGTGAATCCGGCCGCCCGGCGGAGGGCGGCCAGCTGCGCGCCGATGACGTGCCAGGACGTGACGCGCTTGTTCCTCTTCACCGAGTGCATGCCGTGCCTCTCCCCGTACGCGAGCCCGCCGGACCCGTCAGCGCGCGTACAGACGTGGTGTACGACCTGACGCGGTGACCCACAGTAGTGATGCCCTGTGAGAGTCGTCCCGTGAATGAACCAACGCAACTCGCCTCCTTTCGTGAGGCGTTCTACCGCCGTGAGCGCAGGTCCGTCCCCCTCGCGCGCCAGTTCGTCCGGGAGGCGCTGCTCGACTGGGCGTGCGAGGTGGACCTCGAGGAGGTGCTGCTCTGCGTGAGCGAGCTCGCCACCAACGCCCTGGTCCACGGCGTACCGCCCGGCCGGGGATTCCGGGTGCGGCTCACCTGGGGTGACCTGCTCCGGATCGAGGTCGACGACAGCGGCGGCGGCGAGGTCCGTGAGGAGCGGGGCTCGGCCCCGTACGCGGAGTACGGGCGCGGGCTGCTGCTGGTCGGGGCACTCGCCGACGCCTGGGGGGTGGGCGAGCGGGACCCCGGGAAGACGGTCTGGTGCGAATTTGCCGGTTCGGCAAGCGAGCTTGTCGAATCGGCGCCCCGCGCGCACCATCTCCCGTAACAGGAGGTGATCCGCATGAGCGAGACGAACCAGCGGTACGACGTAGTGGTGATCGGCGGCGGGGCCGCCGGGCTGAGCGGGGCGCTCGCCCTCTCCCGGGCCCGGCGTTCGGTGCTCGTGATCGACGCGGGCAGCCCGCGCAACGCACCCGCGTCCCACGCGCACAACTACTTGGGCAGGGAGGGTGTCCCGCCCCTGGAACTGCTGGCCATCGGCCGGGCCGAGGCGGCGGACTACGGAGCCGAGATCGTCCGGGGCGAGGTCGTCTCGGCAGAGAGGCTGTCCGACGGCTTCCGTGTCGTACGGGAGGACGGGAGCGCCGTCGAGGCGCGCCGTCTGCTGGTGACCACGGGAATCGTGGACGAGCTGCCGGCCGTCGAGGGCCTCGCGGAGCGCTGGGGCCGCGACGTGCTGCACTGCCCGTACTGCCACGGCTGGGAGGTGCGGGACGCGCCGGTCGGGATTCTGGCGCTCAGCCCCATGGCCGTGCACCAGGCCCTGCTCTGGCGGCAGTGGACCGACGACGTGGTGCTGTTCCGGCACGGACAGGCCGACTTCGGTGACGACGAGTACGAGCAGCTCGCCGCCCGGGGCATCTCCGTCGTGGACGGCGAGGTGACCGCGCTGGAGGTGACCGGCGACCGGCTCACCGGTGTGCGGCTCGCCGGGGGCACGGTGATCCCGCGCGAGGCGCTCGTCGTCCAGCCGCGCTTCACCGCCCGGTCGGCGGTCCTGGAGGGGCTCGGCCTGGTGCCCACCGAGATGACGATGGGTGACCACGTCGTCGGCACGTACATCGCGGCCGACCCTGCCGGGGCGACCGACGTGCCCGGCGTATGGGTGGCCGGTAACGTCGCCAACCTCATGGAGCAGGTCGTCGGAGCGGCGGCGGCCGGGCTGAAGGCGGCCTCGATGATCAACATGGACCTCGTCACCGACGACACCCGCCGCGCGGTCGACGCCCGCCGCGCACCCTTCTCGGCCGAGGCCGAGCGCCGGGTCACCGAGCGCGTGCTCGGCGACCGCCGTCATGGACTTCAGGAGACGACACGATGACCACCGACAGCACCCGCACCGACGCCGAGATGTGGGACGACCGGTACCGCGAGAGCGACCGGATCTGGAGCGGCGACCCCAATGCCGCCCTCGTCCGGGAAGTGGACGGGCTGAAGCCGGGCCGCGCCCTCGACCTGGGCTGCGGCGAGGGCGCCGACGCGGTCTGGCTGGCCCGGCAGGGCTGGACGGTCACCGCCACCGACATCTCCCGGGTCGCCCTGGACCGGGCGGCCGGTCACGCGGCGGACGCCGGCCTCGCGGACCGGATCGACTGGCAGTGGCACGACCTCGGCGCGTCGTTCCCCGAGGGGGAGTTCGACCTGGTCTCCGCCCAGTTCCTGCACTCGATGGGCGACCTGCCCCGTGAGGAGATCCTGCGACGGGCGGCGTCGGCGGTCGCGCCGGGCGGGGTGCTGCTGATCGTCGGACACGCGGGCTTCCCCTCCTGGGAGCACGACCACCCGGACATCGAACTTCCGACGACGGACGAGGTCCTCGCGTCCCTCGAACTCCCGGAGGGGGAGTGGGAGGTGCTGCTCAGTGCCGAGCACGAGCGGGTCCAGAACGACCCCGACGGCAACCCCACCACCCGGACCGACAACGCGCTGAAGGTCCGCCGCACCGCCGGATGACGACGAGCGCCCGCCGCCCTCCCCCGAAGGGGAGAGCCGGCGGGCGCGCTCGGTCCGGACGCGTCAGGCCTGCGGGGC contains:
- a CDS encoding ATP-binding protein encodes the protein MNEPTQLASFREAFYRRERRSVPLARQFVREALLDWACEVDLEEVLLCVSELATNALVHGVPPGRGFRVRLTWGDLLRIEVDDSGGGEVREERGSAPYAEYGRGLLLVGALADAWGVGERDPGKTVWCEFAGSASELVESAPRAHHLP
- a CDS encoding NAD(P)/FAD-dependent oxidoreductase, whose translation is MSETNQRYDVVVIGGGAAGLSGALALSRARRSVLVIDAGSPRNAPASHAHNYLGREGVPPLELLAIGRAEAADYGAEIVRGEVVSAERLSDGFRVVREDGSAVEARRLLVTTGIVDELPAVEGLAERWGRDVLHCPYCHGWEVRDAPVGILALSPMAVHQALLWRQWTDDVVLFRHGQADFGDDEYEQLAARGISVVDGEVTALEVTGDRLTGVRLAGGTVIPREALVVQPRFTARSAVLEGLGLVPTEMTMGDHVVGTYIAADPAGATDVPGVWVAGNVANLMEQVVGAAAAGLKAASMINMDLVTDDTRRAVDARRAPFSAEAERRVTERVLGDRRHGLQETTR
- a CDS encoding SAM-dependent methyltransferase, whose translation is MTTDSTRTDAEMWDDRYRESDRIWSGDPNAALVREVDGLKPGRALDLGCGEGADAVWLARQGWTVTATDISRVALDRAAGHAADAGLADRIDWQWHDLGASFPEGEFDLVSAQFLHSMGDLPREEILRRAASAVAPGGVLLIVGHAGFPSWEHDHPDIELPTTDEVLASLELPEGEWEVLLSAEHERVQNDPDGNPTTRTDNALKVRRTAG